A stretch of DNA from Leptolyngbyaceae cyanobacterium:
CCATGAATGCCGCAACAACTGCCCCAGCTACTAAATTCAACAATCAAATTAAGCAACTAAAAGAAGTTACATTTTTACCGAATGTTGAATCTACTTACTTTTTACAAGGAGTGCTAGAAGGATTTATTGATGGGATTTTAATATTAACCGAACAGAAAGAGTTAGTCCATGCAAATCAAGCTGCTACAAGAATTTGTAATCAATTTGCCGAATTGGAACACCAAGAAACTTTAATACCTGCGGAAATTTGGCGAATTTGCGAATCTTTAATCGAAAGTCGCGATCTGTTTTTCAATCAAAAAATCGTGCTAGAGTCCGAATTTTCCCCCAATAACTCGATTAATTTACGGATACGCGCCCGCTGGCTAAAATTAGAACAAATCAGGCGTCCTTGCTTGTTAGTAACTCTAGAAGATCGCTATCAATCACTTCAGAGAATGGTCAATAACGACACTCAGCAATTCAATTTAACCCCTCGGGAAGCAGAAGTTTGGTTACTTTATCGTACTAACCATTCCTATAAAGAGATTGCAGATAAATTGTATATTACCCTCAATACAGTCAAGAAACATATGAAAAACATTCATGCCAAAAGAAAAGCAATTTGTGAGGAAGAAATCTAAATATACTAGCAGATAAACGCTAGGAACCAGACTGAATACGCAGCAATTCTCGATCGATCCTTTCTTGAAGTGCCGCATCGGAATTGCGGCTCTTATTGATCTGAAAGAAGCGAGTAACAGATAACTGATTAGCTTGTATAGTTACTCTGGAAAAATCACAAAAATTCTTCACATCATTTCGGATGTTAATATCGAGATCTTCTAATTGTTGTGGTACATCGCAAGTAATATCAGGTATATTTCCACCAGTTCTATTCTTAATTTCTCCTACTAAAGCTTGCCGTCTTTTTTCAATGGTAAAAGCAGCCCTAGCAAATCTTACCACTTCTTCATCGCTGACAGCTTGCGCGTAAGCAGAAGAACTGAACATCATATTAGGTGAATTTGCCGATAGATCGGGAACTACTCCACATAGCAAACCGAGCGAAGAAAGTAAAGTAACCAAAAAAGATCGCGACAGCATCCCATAGGGGAAAGAGCGAGAAATATCAAAGTATAATTTCATCATGCTGGAATAGTTTTAAGAACTAACACGCTAAATTGTTTCAATAGTTTTGAACTATTTTAGGAGTGTTAAGTTCCTCCATTTGGGTGATGACTGACTACTTGCATAGATGACAAAGTGCGATCGCACTCGTTTGCAGAGCAGCAGTAGGGTCTGCCCCTTGTTTCAAGCTAATCTCTAAGTCTAGCAGGATCGGTAAAGTAGCAGAAAGTTTTGAGAGTTGGAGATTTTTCACTTCTTGTTGCAAAAAGTAAATTCGTTTGGGGTTAGCAACTTCAGCTTGGGCGGCGATAACTTTCTCATCTCGTTCCCCAGCGTCCATCATCAGCCTTACCCACAACCAAGTGCGAAACTGTCCCACCAGAGTAGCAACAATTTTTAAAGCTGGTTCGTTGCGATCGATCAAATCCGCAACTAATCCTAAAGCTTTCCCAGTGTCACCCGATCGAATCGCACTGGCCAGTTGCAAGCTATTTTGAGTATTCGCTGTTACTAGTGTAGCAACGCGCTCCGCATTTAATGGTTGGTTAACACTCAGTCCGAACAACTGTAATTTTTTCAATTCCCCAAACAACAAGCGAGTATCGTTACCCACCGATTCAGCTAAAACTTCCACACCATCGTTAGTTAACCTAACTCCCATTTCTTGCGCTACTTCCTTGACTCGCTGTACGATCGAGTCGGTCTTCCAAGGCGGAATCGGTGAAAACTCTCGAACATCAGCATATTTTTGGATTAACTTAGTGGATTTCAGACGCCCATCCGGTTTATGGCGGCTGGTCATCAACAAAACCGAAGATTCGGGTATAACTGGTAAAGTACGTTGTAACTCTGCTAATAAATCTTCTGGACATTGCTGACAGATATTTGTATCTACCAACCAGACTAAACGCCTACCCGTGCCAAAAATTGGCGTCATAGCTTGATTTAATCCTTCAATTATGGCCTCTGGTTGTTCAGGAGATATTTTGTCATAGTTAAAGCTAGCCCAGTCGGGATCGAGTACTGATTCCCGTAAATTAGCAACCGCTTGTTGGAGTGCAAAGTCATCCTCTCCCCAGAAGAGGTAAATTGGCATAAACAGTACCTTGTTGATGTTTCATGGTTTATAGTTCGTTATTCATTGTCAATCGTTAATAGCAATGAGTCGATGAGCGATCAATTATAAACTTAGAGGTAAAGCTTACCTCCACTATTCAAGTTAAGATGCGAGGCTATCAAGGTTGGACGAGAACTATCAAACTTACTTAAATCGGGTAGCACGGATGATGCTACCAGAAACATACAGATCCCAAGTACAGTACATTCACGAATCGCCCAAGTTTCAGACCCGTCCAGAAGGTGGCTTCCAAGCTGTACCATTTCCGGGGTATACGGTAATTACCCCGCCAGCAGAAGAAGATGGAGAAAATTTACCTTTTTATACGCATTTGAAGGATTGTCAAGCGCAACTCATACAGGTGCTAGGCTCCGATTTTCTTGTACCCATCCCACCTTCTAGCTTTCATTTAACCTTAGCAGACTTGATTTGGGACAGTGCTTATCGGGATGTGACAAGCGATAATCACCAGTTTGACGAACAATTGCGCGATCGCATGGGACAAATCTTTCAACAGTGCCAGCCTTTGCTCAGTGGGGGTATTCCCATTCGATGGCAAATCCTGGGATTGATGGTGATGCCCAGAGCATTAGCGGTTTACGTCTTGCCCACAGAAGAATCTTCTTACGATCGCATTCTGAAATTCCGCCAAATGATATACCAAAATGGCAAT
This window harbors:
- a CDS encoding LuxR C-terminal-related transcriptional regulator, whose protein sequence is MNAATTAPATKFNNQIKQLKEVTFLPNVESTYFLQGVLEGFIDGILILTEQKELVHANQAATRICNQFAELEHQETLIPAEIWRICESLIESRDLFFNQKIVLESEFSPNNSINLRIRARWLKLEQIRRPCLLVTLEDRYQSLQRMVNNDTQQFNLTPREAEVWLLYRTNHSYKEIADKLYITLNTVKKHMKNIHAKRKAICEEEI
- a CDS encoding DUF4168 domain-containing protein → MMKLYFDISRSFPYGMLSRSFLVTLLSSLGLLCGVVPDLSANSPNMMFSSSAYAQAVSDEEVVRFARAAFTIEKRRQALVGEIKNRTGGNIPDITCDVPQQLEDLDINIRNDVKNFCDFSRVTIQANQLSVTRFFQINKSRNSDAALQERIDRELLRIQSGS
- the holA gene encoding DNA polymerase III subunit delta, encoding MPIYLFWGEDDFALQQAVANLRESVLDPDWASFNYDKISPEQPEAIIEGLNQAMTPIFGTGRRLVWLVDTNICQQCPEDLLAELQRTLPVIPESSVLLMTSRHKPDGRLKSTKLIQKYADVREFSPIPPWKTDSIVQRVKEVAQEMGVRLTNDGVEVLAESVGNDTRLLFGELKKLQLFGLSVNQPLNAERVATLVTANTQNSLQLASAIRSGDTGKALGLVADLIDRNEPALKIVATLVGQFRTWLWVRLMMDAGERDEKVIAAQAEVANPKRIYFLQQEVKNLQLSKLSATLPILLDLEISLKQGADPTAALQTSAIALCHLCK
- a CDS encoding DUF1868 domain-containing protein, whose product is MDENYQTYLNRVARMMLPETYRSQVQYIHESPKFQTRPEGGFQAVPFPGYTVITPPAEEDGENLPFYTHLKDCQAQLIQVLGSDFLVPIPPSSFHLTLADLIWDSAYRDVTSDNHQFDEQLRDRMGQIFQQCQPLLSGGIPIRWQILGLMVMPRALAVYVLPTEESSYDRILKFRQMIYQNGNLIALGIEQQYNFTAHITLGYFGNISPDLDRDRLSATLSEFNQRWLDNTPELFVKRAELRKFDDMTRYYRQSDWPILEF